In Gossypium raimondii isolate GPD5lz chromosome 12, ASM2569854v1, whole genome shotgun sequence, a single window of DNA contains:
- the LOC105762181 gene encoding B-box domain protein 31: protein MCKGLQQGRNASSSCLKEGGFSLSSNATRGSGLVKCELCKSRASLYCQADDAYLCRKCDKWVHGANFLALRHIRCFLCNTCQNLTQRCLIGASHEVLLPTMVSWSAERRQRNSDTETESSTTIKTPFLFL, encoded by the coding sequence ATGTGCAAAGGTTTACAACAAGGAAGAAACGCATCAAGTTCTTGTCTGAAAGAGGGTGGTTTCTCACTCTCAAGTAATGCAACCAGGGGTTCAGGGTTGGTGAAGTGTGAGCTCTGCAAATCCAGGGCTTCCTTATATTGCCAAGCTGATGATGCGTATCTGTGTAGGAAATGCGACAAATGGGTTCATGGAGCTAATTTTTTAGCTCTCAGGCACATCAGGTGCTTCCTTTGCAATACATGTCAGAATCTAACGCAGAGATGCCTCATCGGAGCTTCACATGAGGTGCTGCTGCCAACAATGGTTAGTTGGTCGGCAGAGAGAAGACAGCGTAACTCCGACACGGAAACAGAGTCTTCAACAACCATTAAAacaccatttctttttctttga